In a single window of the Zetaproteobacteria bacterium genome:
- a CDS encoding ATP-dependent DNA helicase codes for MAKVTGSQQTAVAALFDRDGPLATALPGFRPRREQQLLAGRIARTMAEGSCLIAEAETGTGKTLAYLVPALTSDQKVLISTHTKALQDQLMHRDLPAVRRALGRSRAVALLKGRSNYLCPHRLEQALTSQQLELWQEAPLLQVQAWAERSRDGDLSGLPFDPVRRGIAGQITATAEQCLGGNCPEFGRCPLMKARQRAQDADIVISNHSLLLADARLKAGEFGAVLPEFDAMILDEAHGLPMLASHHFGIQLTRHRILWWIRDAKAALEGAGAPESLIGRIDREGGSVLEQWPHAPIDRLAEAWNRLLGLIDAEWREEEELARIDERGREIAADFAALQQPQEGYVAWEEGEGDRRGWRAAPVETGPVLDAFLWHSPAAFVLLSATFRISGRFDHIKAQLGLPEAEESFHPSPFDYANQALIYIPEGLPPTTSDHGVARAVEQMESLLRASHGRAFVLFTSYRMLQIVAPRLQAALPWPVLIQGEGEPRDALLARFRDQTDSVLCGTRSFWEGVDVPGETLSMVIIDKLPFAPPDDPLLAARIRHCEEGGGNGFRDIQLPEAIAVLRQGVGRLIRSERDRGVMAILDSRLRSRPYGREIMRNLPPAPLCGDLAEVRWFFEGE; via the coding sequence ATGGCAAAGGTGACGGGTTCGCAGCAGACCGCCGTCGCCGCCCTCTTCGACCGGGATGGTCCGCTGGCCACCGCCCTCCCGGGCTTCCGCCCCCGCCGCGAGCAGCAGCTACTGGCCGGACGGATCGCACGGACCATGGCCGAGGGCTCCTGCCTGATCGCCGAGGCGGAGACCGGCACCGGCAAGACGTTGGCCTATCTGGTGCCGGCGCTGACCAGTGATCAGAAGGTGCTGATCTCGACCCACACCAAGGCGTTGCAGGACCAGCTGATGCATCGCGACCTGCCGGCGGTCCGCCGCGCGTTGGGACGAAGCCGTGCCGTCGCCCTGCTCAAGGGGCGGAGCAACTACCTCTGCCCCCACCGGCTGGAGCAGGCGCTGACCAGCCAACAACTGGAGCTGTGGCAGGAGGCGCCGCTGCTGCAGGTCCAGGCCTGGGCGGAGCGAAGCCGCGACGGCGACCTCTCCGGCCTCCCCTTCGACCCGGTGCGCCGGGGAATCGCCGGCCAGATCACCGCCACCGCCGAACAGTGCCTCGGCGGCAACTGCCCCGAGTTCGGCCGCTGCCCGCTGATGAAGGCGCGCCAGCGGGCGCAGGATGCCGACATCGTGATCAGCAACCACAGCCTGCTGTTGGCCGACGCCCGGCTCAAGGCGGGGGAGTTCGGCGCCGTCCTGCCCGAGTTCGACGCCATGATCCTCGACGAGGCGCACGGTCTGCCGATGCTGGCCAGCCACCACTTCGGCATCCAGCTCACCCGCCACCGCATCCTCTGGTGGATCCGCGACGCCAAGGCGGCACTGGAGGGGGCGGGTGCCCCCGAGTCATTGATCGGCCGGATCGACCGGGAGGGAGGGAGCGTGCTCGAACAGTGGCCCCACGCCCCCATCGACCGGCTGGCCGAGGCGTGGAACCGGCTGCTGGGTCTGATCGATGCGGAGTGGCGCGAAGAGGAGGAGCTTGCCCGGATCGACGAACGGGGCAGGGAGATCGCCGCCGATTTCGCCGCGCTGCAGCAGCCGCAGGAGGGGTACGTCGCCTGGGAGGAGGGGGAGGGCGACCGGCGCGGCTGGCGCGCGGCCCCGGTGGAGACCGGGCCCGTGCTCGATGCCTTCCTCTGGCACTCCCCCGCCGCCTTCGTCCTGCTCTCGGCCACCTTCCGCATCTCCGGCCGGTTCGACCACATCAAGGCACAGCTCGGCCTACCCGAGGCGGAGGAGTCGTTCCACCCCTCCCCGTTCGACTATGCCAATCAGGCGCTGATCTACATCCCCGAGGGGTTGCCGCCGACGACCAGCGACCATGGCGTGGCGCGGGCGGTCGAGCAGATGGAGTCGCTGCTGCGCGCCTCCCACGGGCGCGCCTTCGTGCTGTTCACCTCCTACCGCATGCTGCAGATCGTCGCGCCCCGACTGCAAGCCGCCCTCCCCTGGCCGGTGCTGATCCAGGGAGAAGGCGAGCCGCGCGATGCGCTGCTTGCGCGCTTCCGCGACCAGACCGATTCGGTGCTGTGCGGCACACGCAGCTTCTGGGAGGGGGTCGATGTGCCGGGGGAGACGCTGTCGATGGTGATCATCGACAAGCTCCCCTTCGCACCGCCCGACGATCCGCTACTCGCCGCCCGCATCCGCCATTGCGAGGAGGGCGGCGGCAACGGCTTCCGCGACATCCAGCTGCCCGAGGCGATCGCCGTGCTGCGTCAGGGGGTGGGCCGGTTGATCCGCAGCGAGCGCGACCGCGGTGTGATGGCCATCCTCGACAGCCGACTGCGAAGCAGGCCCTACGGCCGGGAGATCATGCGCAACCTGCCGCCGGCGCCGCTGTGCGGCGATCTGGCCGAGGTACGCTGGTTCTTTGAGGGGGAGTAA
- the truA gene encoding tRNA pseudouridine(38-40) synthase TruA yields the protein MTEEAIQRIVLVLEYDGAPWCGWQRQRNGTAVQALLDRALVAIDGTPPTTVAAGRTDAGVHALAMAVHADVDRARWRRAPGAYLHGVNAHLPESVRVVAIRAVEAGFHARFDCLQRRYRYRIWNRSAAPSALERWRHWWMPRPLDLEAMRAAAACLLGEHDFSAFRAAGCQARHAVRRIDALEIARSGHEIRIEIAADAFLYHMVRTIVGTLVECGTGRRPPETIPELLAGGERSQAGPNAPAHGLYFIDARYRDFSSAALAGGWQR from the coding sequence ATGACCGAGGAAGCAATCCAGCGCATCGTGCTGGTGCTCGAGTACGACGGCGCCCCTTGGTGCGGCTGGCAGCGTCAGCGCAACGGCACCGCCGTGCAGGCGCTGCTCGATCGGGCGCTGGTCGCGATCGACGGCACCCCACCGACGACGGTCGCCGCCGGCCGGACCGACGCCGGCGTCCATGCGCTGGCCATGGCGGTCCACGCCGATGTCGATCGCGCGCGCTGGCGGCGGGCGCCGGGCGCCTACCTGCACGGCGTCAACGCCCATCTGCCCGAGAGCGTGCGGGTGGTGGCCATCCGCGCGGTGGAGGCCGGCTTCCACGCCCGCTTCGACTGCCTGCAGCGACGCTACCGCTACCGCATCTGGAACCGCAGCGCCGCCCCCAGCGCGCTGGAGCGGTGGCGTCACTGGTGGATGCCGCGCCCGCTCGACCTGGAGGCGATGCGCGCCGCCGCCGCCTGCCTGCTCGGCGAACACGACTTCTCCGCCTTCCGGGCCGCCGGCTGCCAGGCGCGCCACGCCGTCCGCCGCATCGACGCGCTGGAGATCGCGCGCAGCGGTCACGAGATCCGGATCGAGATCGCCGCCGACGCCTTCCTCTACCACATGGTGCGCACCATCGTCGGCACGCTGGTCGAGTGCGGTACCGGTCGCCGCCCGCCCGAGACCATTCCGGAGCTGCTCGCCGGCGGAGAGCGGTCGCAGGCCGGCCCCAACGCCCCGGCGCACGGCCTCTACTTCATCGACGCCCGCTACCGCGACTTCTCCAGCGCGGCGCTGGCCGGGGGATGGCAAAGGTGA